Proteins from a single region of Streptomyces vinaceus:
- a CDS encoding NADH-quinone oxidoreductase subunit M: MSFPLLTVTAAVPAVGAVLTAAVPAARRTAAKWLALLFSLATLVLAVLVAVRFEPGGARYQLTESHAWIADFGVRYELGVDGIAVALIGLTALLIPFVIGAGWNDADPLETSSSRWRPTQGFFALILMVEAMVIISFEATDVFLFYIFFEAMLIPMYFLIGGFGDRAHAGSDENAAAQRSYAAVKFLLYNLVGGLIMLAAVIGLYVVAGNFSLQEITAARAAGTLDMAANTERLLFLGFFFAFAVKAPLWPLHTWLPNAMGEATAPVAVLITAVVDKVGTFAMLRFCLGLFPEASKWATPAILVLALISIVYGALVAVGQRDIKRLVAYASISHFGFIIMGIFAMTSQGQSGATLYMVNHGISTAALMLVAGFLISRRGSRLIADYGGVQKVAPVLAGTFLIGGLATLSLPGLAPFVSEFLVLVGTFARYPVIGIIATIGIVLAALYTLVLYQRTMTGPVKEEVRTMKDLRLREVLVVAPLVVLLIGLGVYPKPLTQIVNPAVEHTMSDVHEKDPKPQVAVEAKNGEAAK; encoded by the coding sequence ATGAGTTTCCCGCTTCTGACGGTGACGGCGGCGGTCCCCGCGGTCGGCGCCGTCCTGACGGCGGCCGTCCCGGCCGCCCGCAGGACCGCCGCCAAGTGGCTGGCGCTGCTCTTCTCGCTGGCGACACTGGTCCTGGCCGTGCTCGTCGCGGTCCGCTTCGAGCCCGGTGGCGCCCGCTACCAGCTCACCGAATCGCACGCCTGGATCGCCGACTTCGGCGTGCGCTACGAACTGGGCGTCGACGGCATCGCGGTGGCGCTCATCGGGCTCACCGCCCTGCTGATCCCGTTCGTGATCGGGGCCGGCTGGAACGACGCCGACCCTCTGGAGACCTCTTCCTCGCGCTGGCGGCCGACGCAGGGCTTCTTCGCCCTGATCCTGATGGTCGAGGCGATGGTGATCATCTCCTTCGAGGCCACCGACGTCTTCCTCTTCTACATCTTCTTCGAAGCCATGCTGATCCCGATGTACTTCCTCATCGGCGGCTTCGGGGACCGGGCGCACGCCGGCTCCGACGAGAACGCGGCCGCGCAGCGCTCGTACGCGGCGGTGAAGTTCCTCCTCTACAACCTGGTCGGCGGCCTGATCATGCTGGCCGCCGTCATCGGCCTGTACGTGGTCGCCGGGAACTTCTCGCTCCAGGAGATCACCGCCGCCCGCGCCGCGGGCACGCTCGACATGGCGGCCAACACCGAGCGGCTGCTGTTCCTCGGGTTCTTCTTCGCCTTCGCGGTGAAGGCCCCGCTGTGGCCGCTGCACACCTGGCTGCCGAACGCGATGGGCGAGGCCACCGCCCCGGTCGCCGTGCTGATCACCGCGGTCGTCGACAAGGTCGGCACCTTCGCGATGCTCCGCTTCTGCCTCGGGCTGTTCCCCGAGGCCAGCAAGTGGGCCACGCCCGCGATCCTCGTCCTGGCCCTGATCAGTATCGTCTACGGCGCCCTGGTCGCGGTCGGGCAGCGGGACATCAAGCGCCTGGTCGCGTACGCCTCGATCTCCCACTTCGGGTTCATCATCATGGGCATCTTCGCGATGACCTCCCAGGGGCAGTCGGGCGCGACGCTGTACATGGTCAACCACGGGATCTCGACGGCGGCGCTGATGCTGGTCGCCGGCTTCCTGATCTCGCGCCGCGGCTCCCGGCTCATCGCCGACTACGGCGGTGTGCAGAAGGTGGCCCCGGTGCTGGCCGGCACCTTCCTGATCGGTGGCCTGGCCACCCTCTCGCTGCCGGGCCTCGCCCCCTTCGTCAGTGAATTCCTGGTCCTGGTCGGCACGTTCGCCCGGTACCCGGTCATCGGCATCATCGCCACCATCGGCATCGTGCTGGCCGCGCTCTACACCCTGGTGCTCTACCAGCGGACGATGACCGGCCCCGTGAAGGAGGAGGTCCGCACGATGAAGGACCTGCGCCTGCGCGAGGTGCTGGTGGTCGCCCCGCTGGTCGTGCTGCTGATCGGGCTCGGCGTGTACCCGAAGCCGCTCACCCAGATCGTCAACCCGGCGGTGGAGCACACCATGTCCGACGTCCACGAGAAGGACCCGAAGCCACAGGTGGCCGTCGAGGCCAAGAACGGGGAGGCGGCGAAGTGA
- the nuoL gene encoding NADH-quinone oxidoreductase subunit L, whose amino-acid sequence MENLIGLLIAAPLLGAAVLLLGGRRLDKAGHWLGTLFAAASFGIGVALFTDMLGRGAEDRTLHEKLYTWIPVEGFQADVAFQLDQLSMTFVLLITGVGTLIHIYSIGYMEHDERRRRFFGYLNLFLAAMLLLVLADNYLLLYVGWEGVGLASYLLIGFWQHKPSAATAAKKAFLVNRVGDMGLSIAIMLLFTTFGTFAFGPVFASVGNATEGKLTAIALMLLLAACGKSAQVPLQSWLGDAMEGPTPVSALIHAATMVTAGVYLIVRSAAVFNGAPDAQLVVTVVGAVTLIFGAIVGCAKDDIKKALAGSTMSQIGYMILAAGLGPVGYVFAIMHLVTHGFFKAGLFLGAGSVMHGMNDEVDMRKYGALRKFMPVTFVTFGLGYLAIIGFPGLSGFFSKDMIIEAAFAKGGTQGWILGGVALLGAGITAFYMTRVMLLTFFGEKRWQPDEAGHEPHPHESPKSMTIPMIVLAFGSVFAGAFFEIGERFLKWLEPVTGYEHGNSPVSAMTVTASTMVVLVVGVAIAWSMYGRRPVPVVAPRGSFLTRAARRDLFQDDFNHVVLVRGGEHLTRSLVYVDHSLVDGVVNGTAAAVGGASGRLRKLQNGYARSYAVSMFGGTAILIAATLLMRAV is encoded by the coding sequence GTGGAGAATCTGATCGGGCTGCTGATCGCGGCGCCCCTGCTCGGAGCGGCGGTGCTGCTCCTCGGCGGCCGGCGCCTCGACAAGGCCGGGCACTGGCTCGGCACCCTGTTCGCCGCCGCCTCCTTCGGCATCGGCGTTGCCCTGTTCACCGACATGCTGGGCCGCGGTGCCGAGGACCGCACCCTGCACGAGAAGCTGTACACCTGGATCCCCGTCGAGGGCTTCCAGGCGGACGTCGCCTTCCAGCTCGACCAGCTGTCGATGACGTTCGTCCTGCTGATCACCGGGGTCGGCACGCTCATCCACATCTACTCCATCGGGTACATGGAGCACGACGAGCGCCGCCGGCGCTTCTTCGGCTACCTGAACCTGTTCCTCGCGGCGATGCTGCTGCTGGTCCTCGCCGACAACTACCTGCTGCTGTACGTCGGGTGGGAGGGCGTCGGTCTCGCCTCGTACCTGCTCATCGGGTTCTGGCAGCACAAGCCCAGCGCGGCGACCGCCGCGAAGAAGGCCTTCCTGGTCAACCGGGTCGGCGACATGGGCCTGTCGATCGCGATCATGCTGCTGTTCACCACCTTCGGGACCTTCGCCTTCGGCCCGGTGTTCGCCTCCGTGGGGAACGCCACCGAGGGCAAGCTGACGGCGATCGCCCTGATGCTGCTGCTGGCCGCCTGCGGCAAGTCGGCCCAGGTGCCGCTCCAGTCCTGGCTCGGCGACGCGATGGAGGGCCCGACCCCGGTCTCGGCCCTGATCCACGCGGCGACGATGGTGACGGCGGGCGTGTACCTGATCGTCCGCTCGGCCGCCGTCTTCAACGGGGCGCCGGACGCCCAGCTGGTGGTCACCGTCGTGGGCGCGGTCACGCTGATCTTCGGTGCGATCGTCGGTTGCGCGAAGGACGACATCAAGAAGGCCCTCGCCGGGTCGACGATGTCGCAGATCGGCTACATGATCCTGGCCGCGGGCCTCGGCCCCGTCGGGTACGTCTTCGCGATCATGCACCTGGTCACGCACGGCTTCTTCAAGGCCGGCCTCTTCCTCGGCGCGGGTTCCGTCATGCACGGGATGAACGACGAGGTGGACATGCGCAAGTACGGCGCCCTGCGGAAGTTCATGCCGGTCACCTTCGTCACCTTCGGCCTCGGCTACCTGGCGATCATCGGCTTCCCGGGCCTGTCCGGCTTCTTCTCCAAGGACATGATCATCGAGGCGGCCTTCGCCAAGGGCGGCACCCAGGGCTGGATCCTGGGCGGGGTCGCCCTGCTGGGCGCCGGAATCACCGCCTTCTACATGACCCGGGTCATGCTCCTCACCTTCTTCGGTGAGAAGCGCTGGCAGCCGGACGAGGCGGGTCACGAGCCGCACCCGCACGAGTCCCCGAAGTCGATGACCATCCCGATGATCGTCCTGGCGTTCGGGTCGGTGTTCGCCGGGGCGTTCTTCGAGATCGGCGAGCGCTTCCTGAAGTGGCTGGAGCCCGTCACCGGTTACGAGCACGGCAATTCGCCGGTCAGCGCCATGACGGTGACCGCGTCCACCATGGTCGTCTTGGTCGTCGGCGTGGCCATCGCCTGGTCGATGTACGGCCGCAGGCCCGTCCCGGTGGTCGCCCCGCGCGGCTCGTTCCTCACGCGGGCGGCCCGGCGGGACCTGTTCCAGGACGACTTCAACCACGTCGTGCTGGTGCGTGGCGGGGAGCACCTGACCCGCTCGCTCGTGTACGTCGACCACAGCCTGGTCGACGGGGTGGTCAACGGGACGGCGGCCGCCGTCGGCGGGGCCTCGGGCCGGCTGCGCAAGCTGCAGAACGGCTACGCCCGCAGCTACGCGGTCTCGATGTTCGGGGGCACGGCGATCCTCATCGCCGCGACCCTGCTGATGAGGGCGGTGTGA
- the nuoK gene encoding NADH-quinone oxidoreductase subunit NuoK, with protein MNPVNYLYLAALLFTIGAAGVLIRKNAIVLFMCVELMLNACNLAFVAFSRMHGNLDGQIIAFFTMVVAAAEVVVGLAIIVSLFRTRHSASVDDASLMKL; from the coding sequence GTGAATCCGGTCAACTACCTGTACCTGGCCGCCCTGCTGTTCACCATCGGCGCGGCCGGCGTGCTCATCCGCAAGAACGCGATCGTGCTGTTCATGTGCGTCGAGCTCATGCTCAACGCCTGCAACCTCGCCTTCGTCGCCTTCTCCCGGATGCACGGCAACCTCGACGGCCAGATCATCGCCTTCTTCACGATGGTCGTCGCCGCCGCGGAGGTCGTGGTGGGCCTCGCGATCATCGTGTCGCTGTTCCGTACCCGCCACTCGGCCTCGGTCGACGACGCCAGCCTGATGAAGCTGTAA